The window CTTTCCCCAGCCATGCTCCCCAAAGCCAAGGAAGTCAGCCGTGACACCTGATTCATGCTTATGCTCGAAATGTGGCAGCGTCATCCACCCTCCTCAGGAAGTCGTCAAGGGGGCGAAGGGCCGAACGCTTCGCGCTGGGGTATGGTGGTGGACCAGTGACCTCGCTGGCTCTTCGGGCGTGATGGGAGTTGAAGACGGTCGGTCTGCGATTGAAGGCTACACCTTCACGCGAATCGCTGATCTACAGACCGCCAAGAGCGTGGGAGCGACTAGCTCTTCTCCTTGATGTCTTTCTTAATTTGGCCAACATCTTCCTTAACTTCCTTCAGCTCTTCTTTGATTTCCTTAACATCTTTGTGAACCTCTTTCATCACGTCTCTTGCTTCAGCAATTACTTCCCCTTGTTTCTTAATCAGATCTTCCGATTGCTCAAGTCGCTTGTCCATTGTCACTATCTTCGCAAGTAAGTCTTTAATAAGTAGAGGGTCCGTTGTTTTAACAAGGTGGCTGTCGAACCCTGCCTCAATGGCTTCTTCGGGTTCTGAGTAGGCCGTAAATGCAATCAACGGCACGTCGCGCAAATGATCGTCTAGCCGGATCAATCTCGCTAGATCGTAGCCGGTCATTCCGGGCATTCCAATATCCGACATGATGCACTTGGGCTTGCTCGATCGCGCGGCGCTCAAGCCTTCTAGTGCCGAGTAGGCGATTCTCGCCTTATAGCCCCAGTTCCGAAGCAGCAACGCGAGCACTTGCGCAGAATCAGCATTATCGTCGATGACGAGTACATCGTTGCCTTCGAGAGACATTCGTGTTCCGATCCGCTTGGCTGCTCTTGGGCCGAGACTGGCTGGAAGCTACCTTAACGTAATACGTGCAAGTCATCCATGCTGCTTTCCTCTTGTGCAGTTGCTGCGCCGCTGTGCCGCAGCGCTTAACTTTACACAGGACAGAGGTTGCCTGCAGGAACGCAATTACGGTTGGGCAGGTGCAGAAACCCGACATCGCACGGGGGCTCGTCCTTCGCCACCAATCCTGCCGTGTTCGGCGATGAACTCTGCGCCCTCGTCCATTCCCAGCGTTTCGACATACAGATAGATTCGCTGCATGCAGCGATCACCTTCTTGATTGCCGTCGTATTCGTAGATGGCCATCTCGGTCGGGCTGCCGCCAACCAGTCGCCCAATGAAGATGGGAAACTCGATTTCCTGGGTGGCGAAGAGCTGCGTCGCGTTCAGCGGTCCGCCGACAAAACTCACGATGAAACTAATGGGAGCGGTCATGCACGCGATTCTAGCCATGGTGAGTTGTTGTCGTCTGTCGCTCGAAACGCTACGCGACCGCAGACAGAGCTAAACAAGACGCGACAGGAACCTGGCCGACCACATCAAACGATTGTCGAAGGACTTCGGCTACAAAGTCGTCACGCCCAAGAGCTACACGCGGAAGTCAGCGCCGAATTAAGTGGACCTAGCCGGGGAAGGCGGAATTAAGAGGAAAAACGGCGAAGCGACAGTTTTAAAAGCGGAACCTCCCACGCTATTGGCCTCACCTTCCGGTCGATCTGCTCCAGCGGCCAGAAGAGCCGACTGCAAAACTCACTCTGCCAGCGATAGTGCTCAATAAACGTAATACCGCCACCAGTCGACCCAGCCAACGGAGTCCCGCCCGGCACCACCAGCGCGAAATAGCTCCCCACGTACAGCACTGGCAGGAGCAGCAGCACGATGGCGACGATCAGGGGTGCGCGGGATTCGCGTTTCATGGCCGCATTCTAAACGAAAAAACCCCGGCACATGCTTTGACACATACCGGGGCTGTCCGTGTGAGCAAACCCTGCCGGAATGCCAACAACGGCCAATCGAAAACACCCACCGCAAGCGGACAGCAAGAGAATCCGTTCAAAGTCGCCGGGCGCTTGCGGCGGGTTTAATCTGGCAATCCTTTCAAAATGGCTATCTTTGCTCGCAACAGCGTTGACTCTTCACCGGATGCTGGTGGCGCGCCGTGATGCAGGAGAGTGGTTGTTCGGGTCCACTGGTAATTTCGGTCGTCGCCCGTAATCACTGCAATCTGACGACTGCAGTACCAGCATGCGCTCGCCGCACCCATCATACGTCGCGGTCACAGCAAACCGTTTCGTCTGACACGGATTTCGAAGGCGGGCGATTCAACGGAACGGGGATTGCTCTCCTGGCACGCAAATTTGAATTGCATCGGCTGCCGACCACATTACTTCGGACCGACTCGATCGAACTGTACACGGAAAACACGATGGAAACGCTGCTCGAATTGCTGGAAGACGAAATCAAGGACATCTACAACGCGGAGAATCAACTAACTAAAGCCCTGCCGAAAATGGCCAAGAAGGCCGCTTCCGAATCACTCGCGGATGCATTTGCCGCGCACCTCGAAGAAACCAAGAGGCAAATCGAGCGGTTGCAAAAAATCGGCGACTTGATGGGAATCAAACTCACCGGAAAAAAGTGCAAGGCGATGGAGGGGCTGATCGAAGAAGGTAAAGAAGTACTCGAAGAAGATGGTAAGTCGGCGGTGATCGACGCAGCCTTGATCGGGGCTGCTCAACGCGTCGAACACTACGAAATCGCTGCGTATGGCACCGCGAAGGCGATGGCCGAGCATCTGGGGCTGGAAAAGGTTGTGAAGTTGTTGCAACAGACGCTGTCCGAAGAATCGGCCTGTGACGAGAAACTCTCCAGCATCGCCTTGGAAGAGGTTTTGCCTGCGACGGATGGCGTCGAGGAAGAAATTGAAGAGAAAGAAGTCGCACCTCTTAAGGCGAAACGAAAAAAAACGGTTGCGCGCTGATAGCCATTCGGGCTAACGAATTATGTAAGACGTCTAGGTCGCACTGTTTACTCAGGGCGGCCAATTATCTCCGGGCAGAAGTATCGACGGAATCCGCGTCCAAACTTCAGCTCGCCGATCAGCGCCTCGAAGTAGGACGACGAGCACAATAGAAGCGACTTGCCGAGCTCACGCGCGAGGACGGTCGCGGCGAAGATCCATTCGAGGCGTTCCTTCTCTCGCTCAGTGAGCTTGGGTGCATACGTACATAGTGCTCCATCTTCATGATTGAATGAGAACACGACTTGAAATGTCTGTTGAACAGCCAATGCAGCTAACTTCCCCTGGTCGTCGTGGTAGGTGACGTTGAGTGCAAAGTCATCTGGATAAGCGAAAAAGTAAGTTGCGCTGTCGCGTGTCATGATCTCGACGGTGCACTTCCTACCCCGTCCCTGCTTCTTGAACAGCTTTGAGATCTCGTCAGCCAACTTCGCTGTCTTAGTCTCAGGAGCAACCGGGGCCTTTCTGGGCAAGTCATCTCGTTGCCGCCATCAGGCGAGACGATCTACGTGGTGTATCACTTGTGCTCGATCGAAGACGCGGCGGTGCTCCAGCCAGACTTGGATCGCTCGCCCCCATGTGCCAAGTTCTTCTGGCAGGATCGCTTCGAAATCGTAAACGTTGCATAGAGGGGCGGCCGCGAAGATGGCTCGGATGCCGGAATCGCAGGCTAAGTCGGAAATGCTGCGAAGTACGCTCTCGATCTGATTCCGTTGCTCTTGTTGCAGTCCGTTCAGATACTCCATGGCGCGCTCTACTCGCTCGTTGCGTTCCAAGAGCATCCATGGAATCTGGCATTCCGAGTGCCCTAGCTCCGCGAAAACTTGCGCAAGCATTTCTTTTGGAGCCATTCGCAGTACCGTCGGTAACGTCCGAGTCATCTGATCTCCCTTTCACTACTTAGTTAGAAACGACCACCTTTCCGGTTTCGAAGAAGGAAATGCGCGCAACGCGACCACGCGTTGCCTCGATGAGAAAACGCTGGGTGAGTTGCACGCAACGATGCCAGAAACGCTCTCGTCAGTGAAAGCTCGGCATTTCAAGATCCCGCACGCCTGGCCAGTCATGGGCTCGGCTGTTAACCAGCGGGTCAGTTCAGGGACAAGTGCAGTGGACAGAATGCCAGACGCAAGATGCGACGCTAGCATTTTTCCGGAATTGTTTCCGCAGCGTCGTCAGTTCGCCGCGCGACCGGGTTTTTAACAAGGAGAGAACTCACTTCTTCCGCACGGAGGCCCTATGCTTTTCCTCGACCCGCCCCACGAACTCACGCCGGAGCAGCGTCTCGAAATCATCGCCGCCATCTTCGCCCGCGGCGTCCTACGCCTGGCTGAACTCGATCTCATTGACGAGTCCGAAGAATCCTGACCAGACCGCTTGATTGATGTTCCCGACAGAGCGTCACTGTGTCACCGGTTAACGGGCGGAGAGGTTCCGCCGTGCTGGAACTCAAAAGGAGACTACTTATATGGTGCGTGGAATCGAGGCCGAGTTGGCGGAGTTGCCGTCGCTGACGGTCGGCCAGCTCAGAGAGAAGTTCGTCGAGGTCTTTGGCGAGCCAACCAACAGCAGGCACAAGGACTGGCTGGTGAAACGGATCGCTTGGCGGATTCAAGCGAACGCATTCGGCGGCTTGTCGGAACGGGCGCTGGCGCGAGCGAAGGAACTTGCTAACGAAGCCGATCTGCGGATCATGGCGCCGAAACAAGCGAAGGCATCGGCGGGGTCGGTGACGAAGGTGGTGGCGTGCCCGGTCGACTCTCGCGTGCCGCCGCCGGGTTCGGTTATCTCGCGCGACTACAAGGGCAAGAAGCTGCTCGTCACCGTGCTGGTCGATGGCTTCGAGTTCGAAGGCGAGAAGTTCACGTCACTCACGGCGATCGCCAAGAAGGCTACAGGGCAGCATTGGAACGGCTTCGGATTCTTCGGTTTGCTCAAGGAGGGTAAGAAATGAAGAAGGTTCAAACGAAACCCGCGGTGATCCGATGTGCGATCTATACCCGTAAGAGCACCGAAGAAGGGCTCGAACAGGAATTCAACACGCTCGATGCCCAGCGTGAAGGTGGCGAAGCATTCATCAAGAGCCAGCAGCATGAAGGCTGGGTCTGTGCACCTGACCGATACGACGACGGTGGTTTCACTGGCGGGAACATGGAACGCCCCGCGCTGAAACGGCTGATGGCGGACATCGAAGCCGGGAAGGTCAACGTCGTCGTCGTTTACAAGGTCGACCGTTTAAGTCGTAGCTTGCTCGACTTCGCCCGAATGATAGAAGTGTTCGACAAGAAGAAGGTGGCGTTCGTCTCGGTCACTCAGCAGTTCAACACCGCGACATCCATGGGCCGGCTCGTGCTGAACGTGCTTCTTTCCTTCGCCCAGTTCGAGCGTGAGATGATCTCGGAACGAACGCGCGACAAGATCGCCGCGGCACGCCGAAAGGGAAAATGGGTCGGTGGCATGCCGCTACTCGGCTTCGACGTCGAGAACTCGAAGCTCGTGCCCAATCCTGCCGAGGTCGAGATGGTCCGCGAGATCTTCGGTCTGTACGCCGAGCAACAAGCGATGACGAAAGTTGCTCGCCAATTGAACGAGCGTGGCTGGCGCACGAAAACCTGGACCACGAAGAAGGGGCGCACCATCGGCGGTCTGCCATTCACGAAAGGGCGATTGTGGCAACTGCTCACCAACCCGGCCTACATCGGCAAGGTGAAGTACAAGGACGAAGTGCATCCCGGCGAGCATAAAGGGATCGTCGACGAGGGGCTGTTTCTGAAAGTACAGACGGCGCTGACGCGCGGCAAGCAAGATGGTGGTGCGTGCAGCCGGAATCGTCACGGCGCGCTCCTACGCGGGATCCTCCGCTGCAGCTGTTGCGACGCCCCGATGCACCACGTCTACACGAAGAAGGGTCCGAAGCAATATCGGTACTATGTCTGTGCTAAGGCGCAGCGGGATGGGTGGGATACGCGGCTGGCGAGATCGAGGGATTCGTCGTCGAGCAACTGAAGTCGCTGGCGGAATCCCCAGAACTGCTGGAGGCGACGCTGGCCCAGGCCCGGGCGCAGCAGGCCGCCGAAGTCGTCGACCGTCTGGGTGGCGAACTCCAGAAACTCAATCGCCAGCGGATCTCGGTAGAACAGGCGGTACGACGTAGCCCCAGTGACGGCGCAGCGGCGGAGAAACTCGCCGGGATCAAGGACACGATTCTCGCGAAGGAAACCGCCCTGTCGCGCGCCACCGCGGCCACGATCGACGAGGCTAGGGTTCGGGCCGCGCTGGGCGACTTTGACCGCCTCTGGCACGCGCTACCTACCCGCGAGCAGGTCCGCGTGATCGAGCTACTCGTAGAAACGGTGGGCCACGATGGGCGTGACGGCACCCTGGCGATTTCGTTCCGGTCAGTTCGCATCAACGAGGAGTCGGTGGCATGAAGGTGAAAGTGCAGTTCAAACGGCTGGCGAAGGGTAAGAAGAAGCTGGAGACGGTGCAAGAAACCAAACCTGTCGTTCGCGTTCCCCGGATCGCCAAGCTGATGGCGCTCTCGATTCACTTTGATCAGTTGATTCGCGACGGGAAGGTACAAGACCAGGCGCAGATCGCGGAGCTCGGACACGTGTGCAGGCCTCGTCTCACTCAGATCATGAACCTGTTGGCGCTTGCACCAAACATCCAGGAACAAATACTCACGGAGCCCGGCGCAATCACTGAGCGGCAACTTCGCCCGATCGCCGCAATGCCTTGCTGGAAAGAACAGTGCCGATTGTGGTCGTTGCTAAACTCAACCTAGTCACGAAAACTTCGGCATTCTCTTTGCAGCCAAAACTACCCAAAGGAGCAATGCCATGACCGATGAAACACCAGTTCCCGAGCGGATGTACAACGCGATTCAAGAAGGTGACTTGCTAACGTTCAAGTCCCTGTTCGAGCTGCATCCCGAACAGCGCCATTTACCTGATGGCCGAAGCATGTGGTTCTCCGACGCTGCTTCTGCCGGGAATCTGGATGTCATCAAGTTTCTGATAAGCACTGGCGTCGACATCAACGAGCCCGCCAATAGCGATTCGGTGGCGAGCCCAGAAGGTGTGGTCTATCGCGCCGCGGCTGATGGTCACTTGGAAGTAGTGCGGTGGATGCTGGACCAAGGGGCGAAGATCAACTTCAATGTCCATGGCAAAACACGGTGCTACGCCTTGATTCATGCAGCACGAGAGGGAAATTTGCCGATGGTCCAACTTCTGTTGGAGAAGGGAGCCGCGACCAATTCATGTTGGGCGGAAATGACCCCTCTCGACCACGCGATCGATAGCGGCAGCGATGAAGTAATCCAGATTCTTCGCTCAAATGGAGCTAAGCAGGCGAAAGAGCTCTAGTCGTTAGCGGGACCACCAAGCGGGCACCAAATTTCCAGGATGAAAATAGGCTTTTTGCCACTGTCCGCAAATGTCCGAAGTCGTTTGTTTTCAATGGGTTGCAGTCCACGGCCGTCCGCCTGTTTTTGCCCACTTTCAGGAATTTGGCGGTAAATTGGAGGATTTGAAAATGCTCTCATTTCGCAACCACCACGGGACTGCAATGTCGCTACGTTTCGTATCCGGGCAAAGGCTCGAAGCCTAACCCGGTCAGTTTTGCCGCTTCGATCGCTTCGCGAAATTCTGCTGAGACGATTGTCTCGGTGTAGCAAAAGAAGAAGTGCTTGCCAGCAATCTCGCGTGCCGAGAATGCGTACTCATCCACGTACATCACTCCGCCAGAATCATAGCGAGTGACTTGTGCATCCTTTGAAAGTTTCGCCGTCACCAGTGAGTGAAGCAGGTAGACCACATCTAGCCCTGGACCTCCTTTCACATTCACCGGCAAGGCTTCCACGGCGTCACCCAAAAATTCGGTGACGGTAGACAACGCCGCTGGCGTTGCAAAGTAGTTCCCCCCACCGAACATGAAGTCTCCTTGCTTCTTTTCCTTTTCAAATTTCGCGGAGAACCTTTTCCAAGTTTTCGCGAGCGGAGCGGTTTCAGTGAGTTGTGCGTACCGTTTGGGGCCAGTCGCGTCTTCGAGCGCGTGCCACGGGCTTTTGCCTCGCTTGTCGTAGCCAGGCGTCAGAAGTAACAAACGGGAACGCGAAGAGCTTTGTTTTGCCATTGTGTCGATCTCTTTCACCATAGATGCGAGGCGCAAAAGCGTACCACGAAACTCAACTCAACGTCTCAGGCCTTCGCGTTCAGTGCGATGACTGCCATACCGGCTAAGCAAAGCGCCGCGCCGGTGACGTCCCACAACGATGCCCGATCAAGAAGAGTAGCGAGCGACCAGTCTCAGCGAAATGGTTAGAATGCAGCCATGAAACGCGAGACCCGCGCACCCCTGATCGTCGCAATCGTACTGCTGCTCCTGCCGGTGCTGTACGTCGGCAGTTACTTCGCGCTGGTGGTGCCGGGCGGGGTTCCCGTCGCGGGGTCGATCGGCGGCGGTGCAATTACGTTTATTGAACACTATCGCGGGCAAAGCGGGTTCTGCAGTCGGATCTTCTGGCCCCTGGAGCAAATCGACCGGAGGGTGAGGCCGGTGGCGTGGGAGCCGTTGCCAGTCCTTGACCCTCGCTAAACCATTCCCCTTAATTCGGCCTTAATTTGGGGTTTCGCGTCTACGTCCACTTAATCCAGCACTGCCATTGCCCCGCTTTCGCATGACTCCGCTCGCTTCTCGGGCGCGGGTGACGCAGATCATGAATCTGCTGAACCTGGCTCCTGAAATTCAGGAGAACCTCCTTTTCTCAATCGAGAAATGCGGACTCACGGAACGGTGTGTTCGGGCAGCTAGTTGCCTGCCCAGACTGGAGTATGCAGCGGAAGCAAGCGGTTCGCCGCGTATCGAGTTCGGGCGATTCGTTTTCCGTCGCGCGTTACTGAATCACTCCCCGCCTTCGTGTGGCTTATCTCGTCAGCTTTGAAGCGAAAGCTGCTGGTGACAGAATCTGTCATAGCCTATCCCGCGATCCCTTCGACTTGCTGTCTGATGATTAAACTGAACCCGACTGATTTTCCACGCGCCAGCGCCCAACAGATCGAACGTTTCAAGCTGTTTCTCGACCGCAACTTTCCAGGATGGCGTGACGCATTGGTCGAAGAAACCGACACCGTGTGCATTTGGTCAGCCGCTGAGAATTGGCGACACGCGAAGCTATGGGGCGACTTCGTTGAGCTTTGGGACGATACCGACCACGTCGAAGGCCCAGACAACCTGCTGATGCATCGCATATGCAACGTGGATGGCGATATTACGCAAGTCGCAACCTGGCGCCGCGGCGATTGAGAAGCGGCGCGGCGGATTGCCCTGAAAAACACTGTTGATCAGCGTACTTTTGCCAACTCCCGTTCGCCCGGCGATGAGCACGTTGGCGTGTCCTCGCTCTCGCAGCGCTTCTTCGAGCGCATTCTTAGCGAGTCCGCCAAAGTTGATCATGTCCATCGTCGTAATCCAATGAAACGAAATTGAGGCCAGACTTCATTAGACTCGCCCGCCCCGAAAAAAGCACCAAGACTGTCGCCGAGGATCCGGAGCGCAGCGGCCACTCGCTCAGCTAAACTGAAAAGTGGTCGAACTGAATCAGACAGGAGCACTCACATGCGGCGAAAATCAACGAGCGGGATTGCGGGCGTTTTGATGTTTGCGATCGTTTGTCTGAGCGCGATCATCGCGGCTCGGGCGGAGGACTCTTCAGTTAAGGCGAGTTTGGTTGACGTGCGAGATGGTAAGCCGCCCTTAAAATTCCACGGTGTCCGGCTGACTATCGAGAACAAACAAGAGAGGCCGACCTGGATCGTGCTGCCTTACTGGGGCGAGCGATCGTTGCCTGCAAAAGGCATTTTTCCGCTCGATGAGCATGATGGTCCAGGGTTTGGCGGCAAGGGCTTCGTGGGCGAAGGCGGCTCGGCCGTCGAAGTTCTCATGTATGGAGGCGAAGGGTTCAGGGCGTTTCGTTTGCCAGGGAAGGGCTCACTTCAGCTTGACGGGTATGAGATCGAGTCGTGGAAAGAGATTGACGCCATTGATGTGATCGAAGCACGCGAGCTGAACGTGAATGGAAAGACGCCGCTGGAGAAATGGCTACCCTACGCGACCACGTCCGATACCAAAGTTAAGATCGGAAGCCAGCAGTTGAACGGCGATTGGAAGAACCTCGATTGGGATGCGAAGAAATCAAAATCTAGGACCGATTACCCGACAGAGAAGGTCGAAAAGGTCGTTGCGGAAGATTTTCGAGTCTTTAAGGTCAAGTTCGAGACGGTGAAGTAGCTTCGCGACTCTCGAACGGTAAAGAACTTCTTCACCGCGCCGCTACGAAATAGCAAACGCATCAGGCTCAGCAATGCCAACCGCCGCAGCAGGTGATTTTGATGTTCGACGACGGGAGGGTTTGCGAATGGGACAAGGCGCGTCACCGGAAGACATCCGACAGCTCACCCGGTACTCGTACACGCATCTGGCTGCGTGTCTGCCGTTCGTCGCGCTCGGCGGGTTCGGGGTACTCCCACCGTGGGTGTTCGCTGCTGTGTCCGCGCCGCTTGGAGCGATCGTCGGCTGGTTCACCCTTCGGCCGCCGCGCGCTGGGGTTCTAGCCGGTATGGCGGGCATGGCCGTGGCGGGAGTGGTGAGCGGCGGATCGGCTGCCCTTGGCGTCGTTCTCAAACCTGGCGTCATTACCAACCCTCGCCAAGCAATCGCGCTTAGTCCGGGGGCGGTGGTAGGGTGCCTGGTCGGCTGGCTAGTGTGGGATTCGCTCCGAGGATCGCAGCCTCCGGCAGGCGAGCAGTCTCCAGACTCCAAATAAGTAGCTCGATCTACAGCCAGCGCCGGCCGAGTACTCGAGTGGGGCGACTTCCGAACCCGCCGTTAGCCGCCCGCCCATACAGCAATTGAGAGTTTCTGCGATGTTGCTACAGGCCGTGGCTAACACGCCGGGTATAGGCTTCGATCCGGCCGGCCATCGCGAACAGCACCTGGAAGTCGACGAAGATGCTCCTCACCCATTGAACGGCAGCGCGCGTATTCAGCACTCGAGATCGCGGTTTTCCGCCGCTCGATTTCAGAGACATCGTCCGAGAGCAACTCGGCGATGAGCGGCCAGAAATTGATGTAGTCCGGGTTGGCCCGGTCCCCTCGAACCAAATCCGCAGCAACATCGTTACCTTGGCCGGTATACGAGTTCAAAACGGTCAGTAAGCGGTCACCTTCGCGCAACGCCACCGGACCGACCTCGCGATCTTGAAACCCCAGCACACAGACCGCGTCAGAATCGTCGCAGTAGCAGGCGATGCGCAGCGGCGAACTCGACAACACGATGGCGGCGCGCCCATCCCCGTGGAGCAGCATGTCTCGGATGAACTCACGCCGACCGAGCCCACCACCAAACAAGCATCGGGCGAAGCCGGTGGCACCCGTGGTGAAATAAAGGCTCGGGCACATCTGACGGAGTTTTCGATCGGAGAGTCGTAATCCCCCCGCGTTAGAAGCAAATGAGCCACCGTTGATCTGGCGCCGCAACTCCTTGGCATGCCAGTACGAGAACGCACCAAGCGCACCGAGGCCTTGCCCGAGTAGATCGTCCCACTGACCGCGAGGCCGGATACTCATACTAGCCCTCTTTGTCCCAACGATTAGGGTGATGGAGGTTTCCCGCCCTTCGCTCACTAGCTGTAGCCGACGACCAGAGTTCAAATCAAAAGGACCGTTGTCGCCCGGTCCAGTTCAACGTGTGGTTATGCGGCAAACAGCTCACGCCGTAGTCGCAGAAGCTCGGGACTCTGACTGACCTCAAACAATTTCGACCACTGGTGCTCCGAAAGAAATGACCAGTAGCCGGGTCGGAAGGGCCTGCAATTGACCGGCTGGCCGAGGGTGTGCCACACGTCGTCCGCGATCACGCAGTCTCGCTCGAGTATCCGCTGTCCGTTTCCGGTATCGAGCAGGAACTCCTGCAAGTCTTCCATTGCGTGGTGCGAGGCCAATCGGGCGGCATAAGCGTACGAGAACTGCGGTGCCGTCAGGAGGCGGTGATAGAGACGTAGCTCGGCTTCTTCCTGTTCGATTGCGTCTTTCTCGTTTGCGATCCCGTATCGATTCAACTCCCGCGAGTCTACGCTGATGCCCGTCACGCCGTAGACCTTCTCCAATCCTGCATGCCACACAGCCATGCGCCCGGTGACTAGGGTGTGCTGATGACCCTCGAAGTGGCGCATGAAGCATTGGGACGCCTTAACCGTTTTGCACTCAGCCCATAGCTCAAAGATCATCGCCATGCTTTATGCCAAAGACGCGGTCGTGCCGCATAACTACTTGACATGCTAACCTGTCCGCGCCCAACGAAGTGAAAACGATCTATTTGCAATTAGTTAAGTGCGTTACGCGCCGAATGTCAACGGATGAGTAAACCAGCAAAACCAGCAATTCTCGCGCAGCCTCGGTCG is drawn from Anatilimnocola floriformis and contains these coding sequences:
- a CDS encoding response regulator; the encoded protein is MSLEGNDVLVIDDNADSAQVLALLLRNWGYKARIAYSALEGLSAARSSKPKCIMSDIGMPGMTGYDLARLIRLDDHLRDVPLIAFTAYSEPEEAIEAGFDSHLVKTTDPLLIKDLLAKIVTMDKRLEQSEDLIKKQGEVIAEARDVMKEVHKDVKEIKEELKEVKEDVGQIKKDIKEKS
- a CDS encoding ferritin-like domain-containing protein encodes the protein METLLELLEDEIKDIYNAENQLTKALPKMAKKAASESLADAFAAHLEETKRQIERLQKIGDLMGIKLTGKKCKAMEGLIEEGKEVLEEDGKSAVIDAALIGAAQRVEHYEIAAYGTAKAMAEHLGLEKVVKLLQQTLSEESACDEKLSSIALEEVLPATDGVEEEIEEKEVAPLKAKRKKTVAR
- a CDS encoding DUF2924 domain-containing protein — protein: MVRGIEAELAELPSLTVGQLREKFVEVFGEPTNSRHKDWLVKRIAWRIQANAFGGLSERALARAKELANEADLRIMAPKQAKASAGSVTKVVACPVDSRVPPPGSVISRDYKGKKLLVTVLVDGFEFEGEKFTSLTAIAKKATGQHWNGFGFFGLLKEGKK
- a CDS encoding recombinase family protein, with protein sequence MKKVQTKPAVIRCAIYTRKSTEEGLEQEFNTLDAQREGGEAFIKSQQHEGWVCAPDRYDDGGFTGGNMERPALKRLMADIEAGKVNVVVVYKVDRLSRSLLDFARMIEVFDKKKVAFVSVTQQFNTATSMGRLVLNVLLSFAQFEREMISERTRDKIAAARRKGKWVGGMPLLGFDVENSKLVPNPAEVEMVREIFGLYAEQQAMTKVARQLNERGWRTKTWTTKKGRTIGGLPFTKGRLWQLLTNPAYIGKVKYKDEVHPGEHKGIVDEGLFLKVQTALTRGKQDGGACSRNRHGALLRGILRCSCCDAPMHHVYTKKGPKQYRYYVCAKAQRDGWDTRLARSRDSSSSN
- a CDS encoding ankyrin repeat domain-containing protein is translated as MTDETPVPERMYNAIQEGDLLTFKSLFELHPEQRHLPDGRSMWFSDAASAGNLDVIKFLISTGVDINEPANSDSVASPEGVVYRAAADGHLEVVRWMLDQGAKINFNVHGKTRCYALIHAAREGNLPMVQLLLEKGAATNSCWAEMTPLDHAIDSGSDEVIQILRSNGAKQAKEL
- a CDS encoding GTPase, whose translation is MDMINFGGLAKNALEEALRERGHANVLIAGRTGVGKSTLINSVFQGNPPRRFSIAAAPGCDLRNIAIHVAYAMHQQVVWAFDVVGIVPKLNEVAP